The following proteins are encoded in a genomic region of Zea mays cultivar B73 chromosome 9, Zm-B73-REFERENCE-NAM-5.0, whole genome shotgun sequence:
- the LOC109942437 gene encoding uncharacterized protein produces MGRRWFGIMAPTSTGDMNQWIPRWSTQVVGKSAWTRMDLSSRSSCSRRPNKQELEIMRLCEEMRKQWEFMQVFMQHNLAIYPQKGMTPNIPQSPQWSMFASTLALGPGTQQFITPHTHIPALGDRATPEAGGTGSEPVGTGFVESLSAYRPLGGGSGQSSNHLSGGYP; encoded by the exons atggggaggagatggtttggCATCATGGCCCCGACTTCGACTGGAGACATGAACCAATGGATCCCTCGGTGGAGTACACAAGTGGTGGGGAAAAGTGCATGGACG AGGATGGATTTGTCTTCCCGTAGCTCGTGCTCTCGTCGACCAAacaagcaggagttggagattatgaggttgTGTGAGGAGATGAGAAAACAATGGGAATTTATGCAGGTTTTTATGCAACATAACCTAGCAATATATCCG CAAAAGGGCATGACACCAAACATTCCTCAGTCGCCACAATGGAGCATGTTTGCATCCACACTAGCTCTG GGACCAGGGACTCAACAGTTCATCACCCCCcacacacatatacctgcacttgGGGATAGG GctacgcctgaagcgggtgggACTGGGTCTGAACCCGTGGGAACTGGATTTGTGGAGTCCCTCTCCGCGTACCGTCCTCTTGGTGGCGGTAGCGGCCAAAGCTCAAACCATCTAAGTGGTGGTTATCCCTGA